AGCGCATGAGCATCCGCAGCGCGGTCGGGGCGGTATACCACACCGAGACCCGCTGGGTGGTGAGGATGTCGTACCAACGGTGTGGATCGAACTCCGCTTCGTCGCTGACGACAGTGGCGCCCAGACACAGCGGCGCGATCACACCGTAGGACATGCCGGTGACCCAGCCGGGATCGGCCGTGCACCAGAAGACGTCGCCTGCCCGCAAATCCAGGGCGTACCGGGCGGTGACCAGGTGCGCCAAGACCGCGCCGTGGACGTGCACAGCACCCTTCGGCCTTCCCGTTGTCCCGCTGGTGAAGTGCAGCAAGGCGGCATCGTCGGCGTGGGTGTGCACGATGTCGAATTCGGAATCGGCGGCATTCATCGCCGATGAGAGGTCGACGCCATCGGGCGGTCCGCCATCGGTGAGCAGCACCGTCCGCAGCGAAGGCACGTCGCACCGGATCGGCGCGACCTTGCGGCGATACAACGCCGCCGAGGTGACCAGGGCGTTGGCCTCGGCGATCGCCAGCCGCTGACGCACCGGCTCGGGCCCGAATGCGGAGAACAGCGGAGAGACCACGCAGCCTGCCTTCAGCGCGCCGAGGATGGAGATATACAGTTCCGGCCTGCGCCCGAGCAGTACGCAGACCCGCTCGCCGCGGCAAATCCCGTTCGCCCGCAGCACGTTCGCGAACCTGTTGGTGGCAGCTGCGAGGTCGGCGTAACTGTATTCGACAATGCCGCCCGTGGCACGCAACCAGCGCAGAGCTGTCGTCTGCGCGGTTTGATCGGTGCAGTGCCGGTCGATCGCCTCGTAGGCGATGTTCAAGCCATTTCGCGGCAGACCGGTGAGTTCCGCTCGGGCTGCGTCCCATGAGAACTCGCGGTAGACCGTGTCGTAGTCGGGCAGATTTGCACTCGCTCGCTCCGACTCAGGTTTCTCGATCGGCCTCCATCCGAACGATCCGCCCGCCGGGGCGCCGGTAGCGGTCGGTTCCGTCATACCGACATCGTCT
The DNA window shown above is from Nocardia sp. NBC_01730 and carries:
- the acsA gene encoding acetate--CoA ligase, yielding MTEPTATGAPAGGSFGWRPIEKPESERASANLPDYDTVYREFSWDAARAELTGLPRNGLNIAYEAIDRHCTDQTAQTTALRWLRATGGIVEYSYADLAAATNRFANVLRANGICRGERVCVLLGRRPELYISILGALKAGCVVSPLFSAFGPEPVRQRLAIAEANALVTSAALYRRKVAPIRCDVPSLRTVLLTDGGPPDGVDLSSAMNAADSEFDIVHTHADDAALLHFTSGTTGRPKGAVHVHGAVLAHLVTARYALDLRAGDVFWCTADPGWVTGMSYGVIAPLCLGATVVSDEAEFDPHRWYDILTTQRVSVWYTAPTALRMLMRYSDELPEDADLSHLRFITSVGEPLNPEVVLWGERVLGRPVHDNWWQTETGAIMIANFASAQVRPGSMGRPLPGIEATILRRGPDGRAAVVEGSVTPADPGAVGELALRAGWPSMFRGYWGEPERYERCFANGWYLSGDLARRDEDGYYWFVGRADDVIKSAGHLVGPFEVESALMEHPAVAEAGVIGTPDPVAGELVKAFVLLRPGYHASEDLRFELTAFGRRALGAVAPKEIEFTESLPHTRSGKVMRRLLKARDLGLPEGDVSALEGAS